The following are encoded together in the Ralstonia insidiosa genome:
- a CDS encoding cryptochrome/photolyase family protein, producing the protein MPPTTGKRQTYAIGTHFQRGLVWFRRDLRHFDHAALHYALRHCREVYCVFVFDRDILDALLARGLRADRRVEFIRASIEELRTALREAGGELIVMHDHPRHAIPDLARRLNVEAVFANHDEEPAAQARDEAVRKALAQQPCAWFDFKDQVIFERDEVLNGQGKPYGVFTPYKNAWLAALTPFDLRAYPTEPYFGALAKPPHALAPATPSLEAMGFARSDLAEIALPTGMSGGATLLDDFENRMDDYHARRDFPAVRGPSYLSTHLRFGTVSIRTLAARAHAAMLRGSRGAATWLSELIWRDFYFMILHHRPDLADGASFHPEFDRIRWVDGETGDTRFDAWKAARTGYPLVDAAMLQIFQSGYMHNRLRMVAASFLIKDLGIDWRRGEQYFADVLNDFDFAANNGGWQWAASSGCDAQPWFRIFNPVTQSEKFDPQGRFIRKYLPQLAGLPDKYIHAPWTAPADVLKKAGVVLGETYPHPIVDHAGARAATLDRYAVTKANRTSGAEAAALSKNDAE; encoded by the coding sequence ATGCCACCCACCACCGGAAAACGCCAGACCTATGCCATCGGAACGCATTTTCAGCGCGGACTGGTATGGTTCCGACGCGATCTGCGGCACTTTGACCACGCGGCGCTGCATTATGCCCTGCGCCACTGCCGCGAGGTCTATTGCGTGTTCGTGTTCGACCGCGACATTCTGGACGCACTGCTCGCGCGCGGGCTCAGGGCAGACCGTCGCGTCGAGTTCATCCGCGCGTCCATCGAGGAGCTGCGCACCGCCCTGCGCGAAGCCGGCGGCGAGCTCATCGTCATGCACGATCACCCGCGCCACGCGATTCCCGATCTGGCGCGCAGGCTGAACGTCGAAGCCGTCTTCGCCAACCACGACGAAGAGCCAGCCGCGCAGGCCCGTGACGAGGCCGTGCGCAAAGCACTCGCCCAGCAGCCGTGCGCGTGGTTCGACTTCAAGGACCAAGTGATCTTCGAGCGCGACGAGGTGCTCAACGGGCAAGGCAAGCCGTACGGCGTCTTCACCCCGTACAAGAATGCCTGGCTGGCCGCGCTCACGCCGTTCGACCTGCGCGCGTATCCGACGGAACCCTACTTCGGCGCGCTGGCCAAGCCGCCGCATGCACTCGCGCCGGCTACGCCTTCGCTCGAAGCCATGGGCTTCGCGCGTTCGGACCTTGCGGAGATCGCCTTGCCCACCGGCATGTCGGGCGGCGCTACGCTGCTCGATGATTTCGAAAACCGCATGGACGACTACCACGCACGCCGCGACTTCCCTGCCGTGCGCGGGCCCAGCTATCTGTCAACGCATCTGCGCTTCGGCACGGTGTCGATCCGCACGCTGGCAGCGCGCGCACATGCCGCCATGTTGCGCGGCAGCCGTGGCGCGGCGACGTGGCTGTCCGAGCTGATCTGGCGCGACTTCTATTTCATGATCCTGCACCACCGCCCAGACCTGGCGGACGGCGCCTCTTTCCACCCGGAGTTCGATCGCATCCGCTGGGTGGACGGCGAGACCGGCGACACACGCTTCGACGCCTGGAAGGCCGCACGCACCGGCTATCCGCTGGTGGATGCCGCCATGCTGCAGATCTTCCAGAGCGGCTACATGCACAACCGCCTGCGCATGGTGGCGGCCAGCTTCCTCATCAAAGACCTGGGCATCGACTGGCGTCGCGGTGAACAGTACTTTGCCGACGTGCTCAACGACTTCGACTTCGCTGCCAACAACGGTGGCTGGCAGTGGGCCGCTTCCAGCGGGTGCGACGCGCAACCGTGGTTCCGCATCTTCAACCCGGTCACGCAGTCGGAGAAGTTCGACCCGCAGGGCCGCTTCATCCGCAAGTACCTGCCACAGCTTGCGGGGCTGCCCGACAAATACATCCACGCACCGTGGACGGCGCCGGCCGATGTGTTGAAGAAAGCGGGCGTGGTGCTTGGCGAGACGTACCCACACCCCATCGTCGACCATGCTGGCGCGCGCGCGGCTACGCTGGACCGCTACGCCGTCACAAAGGCCAATCGCACTTCAGGCGCCGAAGCCGCCGCGCTGAGCAAAAACGACGCTGAGTAA
- a CDS encoding 16S rRNA pseudouridine(516) synthase, with the protein MADSSARLPLYRILQSQGFGTRRYCKDLVLAGLVFINDVEMEDPDALVDTAGLVLDVDGERWTYHARAYLMINKPAGVECSQKPKHHPSVYSLLPVPLRERGVQCVGRLDQDTTGLLLLTDDGQFVHTLTSPRHQVPKVYEITTAEPVTDAQVAQLCAGVLLDDEDENVTAAWAERVDTHHLRMALTQGKYHQVKRMVAAAGNHVTGLHRSAIGGLSLGDDLAPGEWRWLDAADIEALNTTPERQSTPSA; encoded by the coding sequence ATGGCTGATTCTTCTGCTCGTCTTCCGCTGTATCGCATTCTGCAATCCCAGGGTTTCGGCACGCGCCGCTATTGCAAGGACCTCGTGCTCGCGGGGCTGGTGTTCATCAACGACGTCGAGATGGAAGACCCCGACGCGCTGGTCGATACCGCCGGCCTGGTGCTCGACGTGGACGGCGAGCGCTGGACGTACCACGCCCGTGCCTACCTGATGATCAACAAGCCGGCCGGCGTGGAGTGCTCGCAAAAGCCGAAGCACCATCCGAGCGTGTACTCGCTGCTGCCGGTGCCGCTGCGCGAGCGCGGCGTGCAGTGCGTGGGCCGTCTCGACCAGGACACCACGGGGCTGCTGCTGCTCACCGACGACGGCCAGTTCGTCCACACGCTCACTAGCCCGCGCCACCAGGTGCCCAAGGTGTACGAAATCACCACCGCCGAGCCGGTGACCGACGCGCAGGTTGCCCAGTTGTGTGCCGGCGTGCTGCTGGACGATGAGGATGAAAACGTCACCGCCGCCTGGGCCGAGCGTGTGGACACGCATCACCTGCGCATGGCGCTCACGCAGGGCAAATACCACCAGGTGAAACGCATGGTGGCTGCGGCCGGCAACCATGTGACCGGGCTGCACCGGAGCGCCATCGGCGGGCTGTCGCTGGGCGACGATCTCGCGCCGGGCGAATGGCGCTGGCTGGACGCTGCCGACATCGAGGCACTCAACACCACGCCGGAGCGTCAGAGCACCCCGAGTGCGTGA
- a CDS encoding YqgE/AlgH family protein: MALPDAPINLTNQFLIAMPGMADSTFSGTVVYMCEHNERGALGLVINRPIDIDLATLFDKIDLKLEIHPLAEQPVYYGGPVQTERGFVLHDATGAYSSSLAVPGGLEMTTSKDVLEAVAQGGGPQRFILTLGYAGWSAGQLEDELSRNGWLTVQADPEIIFSVPAEARFAAALNLLGINPAMLSGEAGHA, translated from the coding sequence ATGGCCCTGCCGGACGCACCTATCAATCTCACGAATCAGTTCCTGATCGCTATGCCCGGCATGGCGGACTCCACGTTTTCGGGCACGGTGGTGTACATGTGCGAGCACAACGAGCGCGGCGCGCTCGGCCTCGTCATCAACCGCCCCATCGACATCGACTTGGCGACGCTGTTCGACAAGATCGATCTCAAGCTCGAAATCCACCCCCTCGCAGAACAGCCCGTGTATTACGGCGGCCCGGTGCAGACCGAGCGCGGCTTTGTGCTGCATGACGCCACGGGCGCGTATTCGTCGTCACTGGCGGTGCCGGGCGGGCTGGAAATGACCACTTCGAAGGATGTGCTGGAAGCCGTCGCCCAGGGCGGCGGGCCGCAGCGCTTCATCCTGACCCTCGGGTATGCCGGCTGGAGTGCCGGCCAGCTGGAAGACGAACTCAGCCGCAATGGCTGGCTGACCGTCCAGGCGGATCCCGAAATCATTTTCAGTGTGCCCGCCGAAGCGCGGTTTGCCGCCGCGTTGAATCTGCTCGGCATCAACCCCGCCATGCTGTCGGGCGAGGCAGGGCATGCCTGA
- the ruvX gene encoding Holliday junction resolvase RuvX gives MPEPARPVLASVPAEGTLLAFDYGEKRIGVALGNTISRSARALETIPNRSVDFRFEQITRLIKEWQPVGFVVGMPVHPDGDEQPMIKLAKRFGNQLHGRYGLPVTWVDERYSSIAAQDAGASDDVLDAEAACIILQQFFDESHA, from the coding sequence ATGCCTGAGCCGGCGCGTCCGGTACTCGCCTCCGTGCCTGCTGAAGGCACCTTGCTGGCATTCGATTACGGCGAAAAACGCATCGGTGTGGCGCTGGGCAATACGATTTCACGCTCGGCCCGGGCGCTGGAAACCATACCCAACCGCTCGGTCGATTTTCGCTTCGAGCAGATCACGCGCTTGATCAAGGAGTGGCAGCCAGTTGGCTTCGTGGTCGGCATGCCTGTCCACCCCGATGGCGACGAGCAACCGATGATCAAGCTCGCCAAGCGCTTCGGCAATCAATTGCATGGCCGCTATGGCCTGCCGGTCACCTGGGTGGACGAGCGCTATTCCTCGATCGCCGCGCAGGATGCCGGTGCCTCCGACGATGTACTCGACGCTGAAGCCGCGTGCATCATCCTCCAACAGTTCTTCGACGAATCACACGCATGA
- the pyrR gene encoding bifunctional pyr operon transcriptional regulator/uracil phosphoribosyltransferase PyrR: MTSQQIDAEALYQSLVAQLRTRMAEGHAWSVAGIVSGGAWIAKRLAHDLGLPEYGVVNVAMHRDDYAKKGLHAKAQPTTLPFDVNERRILLVDDVLASGRTIRAAINELFDYGRPAAVELAVLVDRGERQLPVAPDYIGERITLPANESLVLSESGEGAAARFTFTREPKGA, from the coding sequence ATGACATCGCAACAGATCGATGCCGAGGCGCTGTACCAGAGCCTCGTCGCACAACTGCGCACACGGATGGCCGAGGGCCATGCCTGGTCGGTGGCCGGAATCGTCAGCGGCGGCGCTTGGATCGCCAAGCGCTTGGCGCATGACCTGGGCCTGCCGGAATACGGCGTCGTCAACGTCGCCATGCACCGCGACGATTACGCCAAGAAGGGCCTGCACGCCAAGGCTCAGCCGACCACGCTGCCGTTCGACGTGAACGAGCGCCGAATCCTGCTGGTGGACGACGTGCTGGCCAGCGGCCGCACCATCCGCGCGGCCATCAACGAGCTGTTCGACTACGGCCGCCCGGCTGCGGTGGAGCTGGCCGTGCTGGTCGACCGCGGCGAGCGCCAATTGCCAGTCGCCCCCGATTACATCGGTGAGCGCATCACGCTGCCCGCCAACGAATCGCTTGTGCTGAGCGAATCGGGCGAGGGCGCAGCCGCGCGCTTCACCTTCACGCGCGAGCCCAAGGGTGCCTGA
- a CDS encoding aspartate carbamoyltransferase catalytic subunit has translation MPKTFANPQLTKNGELKHLLSIEGLSRDILTHVLDTAQQFVSVSDSDREVKKVPLLRGKSVFNLFFENSTRTRTTFEIAAKRLSADVINLNINASSTSKGESLLDTINNLSAMQADMFVVRHASSGAPYLIAEHVAPHVHVINAGDGRHAHPTQGLLDMFTIRHYKKDFSNLTVAIVGDILHSRVARSDIHALTTLGCAEVRAIGPRTLLPGGLEHMGVRVFHNMEEGLKGVDVVIMLRLQNERMSGALLPSAQEYFKAYGLTQERLALAKPDAIVMHPGPMNRGVEIDSAVADGVQSVILNQVTFGIAVRMAVMGIVAGNND, from the coding sequence ATGCCCAAGACTTTCGCCAACCCGCAGCTCACGAAAAACGGCGAGCTCAAGCACCTGCTGTCGATCGAGGGGCTGTCGCGCGACATCCTCACGCACGTGCTGGACACCGCGCAGCAGTTCGTCTCCGTATCGGATTCCGACCGCGAGGTGAAGAAGGTGCCGCTGCTGCGCGGCAAGAGCGTGTTCAACCTGTTCTTCGAGAACTCCACGCGCACGCGCACCACGTTCGAGATCGCGGCCAAGCGGCTGTCGGCGGACGTGATCAACCTGAACATCAACGCGTCGTCCACCAGCAAGGGTGAGTCGCTGCTCGATACGATCAACAACCTGTCGGCCATGCAGGCGGACATGTTTGTTGTGCGCCATGCCAGCTCGGGCGCGCCGTACCTGATCGCCGAGCACGTCGCACCGCACGTGCACGTGATCAACGCGGGCGATGGCCGCCATGCGCACCCCACGCAGGGGCTGCTCGACATGTTCACCATCCGCCACTACAAAAAGGATTTCTCCAACCTGACGGTGGCGATCGTCGGTGACATCCTGCACTCGCGCGTGGCGCGTTCCGACATCCATGCGCTGACGACGCTGGGCTGCGCCGAAGTGCGTGCCATCGGCCCGCGCACGCTGCTGCCGGGCGGCCTGGAGCACATGGGTGTGCGCGTCTTCCACAACATGGAAGAGGGCCTGAAGGGTGTGGACGTGGTCATCATGCTGCGCCTGCAAAACGAGCGTATGAGCGGCGCGCTGCTGCCCTCCGCGCAGGAATACTTCAAGGCGTACGGCTTGACGCAGGAGCGCCTGGCGCTGGCCAAGCCCGACGCCATCGTCATGCACCCGGGCCCGATGAACCGCGGCGTGGAGATCGACTCCGCCGTGGCCGATGGCGTGCAATCGGTGATCCTGAACCAGGTGACGTTCGGCATCGCCGTGCGCATGGCCGTGATGGGCATTGTTGCCGGCAACAACGACTAA